The sequence CGCCGATGTCTATCTGATGGCTCTGGCGACATCACAACAGGTACAGAAGGTACTGACGGGCAAGCAAGGCCTGCTGCGCAGGGCGTCGCCCGGCAGCACCGTGATTGACCTTTCCAGTGGTGATGTCACGCTCAGCCGCGAACTGGCCGTGCAGACACGCCTCGCCGGCCATCACTGGCTGGAAGCGGCCACCAGTCGCAATCCCGCCGATGAAGCGAATGACAGCCTGACGCTGTTGATCGGCAGTAATGAGGCGACAGTGGCGCGCATGTCAGCACTGCTTGACGCCATCAGCAGGCAGCATCTGCATGTCGGAGACGCCGGCTGCGGCCATGCCACCGCCCTGGCCAGCGACTATCTGCATGCCGCGCATTTGATCACCACTGTCGAGGCGGTCGCCATGACCTATCGCGCGGGAGTGACACCCCAGGCGTGCATCGATGCCATCAACCTGGGTGCAGGGCGCAGTGCCGTGAGCGAGGTGAATTTTTCGCGTTGGGTGCTGCCGGGCCGCTATGACTCGGGGATCTCCACCGGTCAGCTGCGCCGAGACCTGCGCCTGGCGCGCAGTTTCGTCACCACGCTCAACCTGCCGGAAGGCTTGATGAAGGCAGTCTTCGAGTGCTGTCAGCCGCCGGAGCCATGTCCGGCGGACGAGGATGATCTCCATCATCTGTGCGATCGCTGGCTGAGCAAGGTGCCCGCCCATCTGCCCCCGCCTCGCCTGACCGAAATCAGAGCCCCTGGATCATGAGACCCACGATCAGCGCGCTTCCTGACGCGGACCGCTGAATGCCGCGATCCAGCGTTCGAGATGGCGCAGCAACTGCAGGCTGGCACGCGGCATGCGCCGCCCGACCCGCGTGATGATATGTGCGCGGGCCTGGCGGAAGCTGGCGCACTCCACATCCCGTGCGATCAACACGCCCTCCTGAAGCTCACGCGCCGCGGCGAAGGCCGGCAACAGTGTGATGCACAGCTCGGAGCGCGCCGCCTGCTTGAGCACCTCCATGGAATTGGTCTGCACCACCATATGCGGGCGCACCCCGGCCTCACGAAAACCATCGTCCATCAGCTGACGCACGCCGTGGCTCGGCCCCCACAGCGCCATGGGGTGCTGCGCCACTTCCTCGAGCGTCAGCGCATGGGTCTCGCTCGCCAGCGGATGCTCCGGCGACATGATGGCCACCAGCGGCTGCGGGCTTGAATGCCAGAAGCGCAGCTGGGGATGGACCCGCTCGTGATACATCAGGCCGATATCCGCCTCATCCTCGATCACGCTGTCGATGATGCTCTGCATGCTGCCGGTATCGACCTTGAGCGTGATGCCGGGGTACTGCTTGCGAAAGGCGCGCAGCGGACTGTTGATGATATCGCCGACGAAGCCCTCGCCGATGATCAGGCGAATCTCCCCGGTTTCCAGCCGCTGATAGGCATCGAGGCGCTCGCCGAGGTGCTGGTCGAGCGTCTCTCGCTCACGGATGTATTCCAGCAGCATCTCGCCGACCCGCGTCGGCTGCACGCCGTCACGGGTACGCTCGATGAGCGAGGCGGCCATGGCCTCTTCGAGCAGACCTATCTGACGACTGACAGCCGAAGGGGCGATGTTCAGACGCGCGGCGGCACGCCGGATGGAGCCGGCTTCGACGGTGACCTGAAAATAGACGAGACGCTGATGCGGGATATCCATGAGACGCTCTGCAAAGGATGGGAAAGGGGCTACGAAAAGCGGAGAGTCTTTACACAAGACGCAGCCAGCAGAGTACCCGATATCTGGGCGTCTCGGGCAGCGCGCGGTTGAACTCACCCTCCCTCAACACCATGTCAGAATGAATCCTCGCACCGCCTCTTCATGCCAGTTCTCATGGTCTTCTGCGCATCAAGCGAGGACAAGGAAGCGAGAACAAGCGATCATCGCCGCGAGCCGACCCGATGGGGAGGCAGACGCACGACGCACGACGCACGACGCACCCGCCATTCTGAAGCCAGTGCGCGAATAGGCTAAGATGGACCATCGCTTTACTGACTGTGCCTGCGTGACAAACCACACAGTCCCAAAAACAAGGAGATTCAATATGCTGACCATCTCCAATTCGGTAGCGCTGGCCGACTGGGAAATCGACCTCACCCAGATTCGCGCCCAGGGCAATGGCGGCCAGAACGTCAACAAGGTCGCCTCCGCCGTTCACCTGCGCTTCGATGTGCAGCGTTCGACGCTGCCCGGCTTCTACAAGGAGCGCCTGATGCAGCTGTCGGATCAGCGCATCAGCAAGGAAGGCGTCATCATCATCAAGGCGCAGAGCCATCGCACCCTCGAGCTGAACAAGGAAGATGCGCTGGCGCGCCTCAAGGCGATGATTCTGGAAGCCGTCAAGGTACAGAAGGCGCGCCGTGCGACAGCACCCAGCAAGGGCGCCAAGCGTCGCCGCGTCGACAGCAAGACGCGCAAGGGCAAGATCAAGGCCATGCGCGGCAAGGTACAGGTCTGACCCCGCCGAGGGCGGCGGTCAGCTCACAGCTCACGTCAGGGACGACAATTCATGCGCAATATCATCAGCTCGGCCGTGCTGGGCGGCCTGCTGGCCGTGGGAATGGTCTGGAGTGGCAGCTATCTCAAGCAGGCCGCACAGGTGTGGGAATCTTCCAGCCGCGTGGTCACCGTCAAGGGGCTCGCGGAGCGCGAGGTCAAGGCCGACCTGGCCCTCTGGCCGCTGCACTTCAGCGTCAATGCCAATCAGCTGACCGGGCTTCATGAGGCGCTGGCCAATGATGAGCGCAAGATTCGCGCCTTTCTCACCGCCCGCGGCTTCCCCGCCGACCAGGTCAGCGTGACCTCTCCCCAGGTGACTGACCTCTACGCCAACAGCTACAACGCCCAGCGTCCGGATGAGCGCTATCGCGCCGAAGCCACGGTGCTGGTGCGCTCGCCCAAGGTCGACCTCGTCAAGCAGAGTGCCTCACTGACCGGTGAGCTGGTGCGCGAGGGTATCCTGCTCTCGGCTGACTATGCCTATCGCACCGAATTCCTGTTCACGGGGCTTGAGGCCATCAAGCCCGACATGATCGCGGCCGCGACCGCGGATGCCCGGCGCGCCGCCCAGCAGTTCGCAGAGGATTCCGGCAGCACCGTCGGTCACATCAAGCATGCCAGCCAGGGCTATTTCTCGATCTCGGACCTCGACAGCTATACCCCTGACATCAAGAAAGTCAGAGTCGTGACCACCATCGACTACACCCTGAGCCACTGATCACCACTCGACAGCCCCCTTCTTCGCTGTATGGAGCCCCCATGTCCGACACCCCGCTGAGCAAGACCCAGACGAGCTTCTATCGACGCCTGTTCGTGGCCCACCTCATCGCGCATGACATCGCCAGCATACCGGCCATCATCGCGGCCACCGGCATGCCACGGCGCACCGCCCAAGATACCATCACTGCCCTGGGTGAGCTCGAGATCGTCTGTGAATTCCAGCGCGAGGAAGGCCAGCGCAACAATATCGGCCACTACGTGATTCGTGACTGGGGGCCGATCAATGCCCAGTGGGTCGCCGACAACGCCGAGCGCCTGCAGAAGGCGCTGGGCTATGCGTGAGAGGCGCAAGCTTGATCGAACAACAAAAGCTGAGAAATGAGGGTCCAGGGATAAGGATCGAGAAGTGAAGGTCGAGAGATGACGCCCGAGATTCTGGGCAGTGCCGTCCAGCATGGCGTGCTCGCCGTGCTGATCCAGCTGGCGCTGTGGCCGCTGTTTGGCATGTGG comes from bacterium Scap17 and encodes:
- a CDS encoding NAD(P)-dependent oxidoreductase, with translation MTICVIGDAPIGTRAIQALAHAGVEGVMAMAASEVQDAQSHPPFSADVYLMALATSQQVQKVLTGKQGLLRRASPGSTVIDLSSGDVTLSRELAVQTRLAGHHWLEAATSRNPADEANDSLTLLIGSNEATVARMSALLDAISRQHLHVGDAGCGHATALASDYLHAAHLITTVEAVAMTYRAGVTPQACIDAINLGAGRSAVSEVNFSRWVLPGRYDSGISTGQLRRDLRLARSFVTTLNLPEGLMKAVFECCQPPEPCPADEDDLHHLCDRWLSKVPAHLPPPRLTEIRAPGS
- a CDS encoding LysR family transcriptional regulator, with protein sequence MDIPHQRLVYFQVTVEAGSIRRAAARLNIAPSAVSRQIGLLEEAMAASLIERTRDGVQPTRVGEMLLEYIRERETLDQHLGERLDAYQRLETGEIRLIIGEGFVGDIINSPLRAFRKQYPGITLKVDTGSMQSIIDSVIEDEADIGLMYHERVHPQLRFWHSSPQPLVAIMSPEHPLASETHALTLEEVAQHPMALWGPSHGVRQLMDDGFREAGVRPHMVVQTNSMEVLKQAARSELCITLLPAFAAARELQEGVLIARDVECASFRQARAHIITRVGRRMPRASLQLLRHLERWIAAFSGPRQEAR
- a CDS encoding aminoacyl-tRNA hydrolase; translated protein: MLTISNSVALADWEIDLTQIRAQGNGGQNVNKVASAVHLRFDVQRSTLPGFYKERLMQLSDQRISKEGVIIIKAQSHRTLELNKEDALARLKAMILEAVKVQKARRATAPSKGAKRRRVDSKTRKGKIKAMRGKVQV
- a CDS encoding SIMPL domain-containing protein; its protein translation is MRNIISSAVLGGLLAVGMVWSGSYLKQAAQVWESSSRVVTVKGLAEREVKADLALWPLHFSVNANQLTGLHEALANDERKIRAFLTARGFPADQVSVTSPQVTDLYANSYNAQRPDERYRAEATVLVRSPKVDLVKQSASLTGELVREGILLSADYAYRTEFLFTGLEAIKPDMIAAATADARRAAQQFAEDSGSTVGHIKHASQGYFSISDLDSYTPDIKKVRVVTTIDYTLSH